The DNA segment CCCTGTCGCCGCTTCGGTCCTGAACTACGGGGAGCGCGTCGCCGAGCGCGAGACGCTGCGTTTTCACTGTACCGAGGCGCTGCGGGCCGGTGATTATGCCGGCGCCTATGGATTGGCACGGCGCGCCGGTCAGTGCTCATGGGCTGACGCGGTGTGCAACCGTCTGGGGTCGCTGCTGGAGCTGCCGGGGCAACCGCTGCACATCAAGGGGCGCGTGGTCGAGCCCTTCGTCCTGCATGCCGTTCAGGTCGAGACACGCCTATGCATGGGCGATCTGACGGGCGCGCTGTTGCGGATGGGGCCGTTCGTCGAATCCGCCACCTGGAAACTCATGGCGAGCGATGCCCGGATCCGTGCGCTGGGACTGAAGTTCGATCGGGCCAATGAGAGCCTGTTGGGGACCATTCCCCAGGATCATCCATTGCTGTCCGACGAGGCCGGCTATTTACGCCGTTTCGAGGACAAAGCCCCCGCACCATCGCATTCGGACGGCCTCGATCGGCATCGCATCAATGGGTTGACCTGGGAGTGGCCCAAGTGGATGGCCGAGCCGGATGGCGGACAGCGGACGGCGGCCCTGGCGCTCATCCAGGTCTGTATGTCCTATAACAGCGATCAGTGGGGAACGAGTCCTCGACAGTATCGCAATCTGCTGGCGCATGGCGCGGATCAGGCCGTGTCCTTGGGCGAGATCGAGACCTGTCTGAAAAAACGCGGCCTGATCGTCGGTGCGGCACGACCGTTCGGGGACGGATTCCTGGCAACCGAGCGCATCGCCACGCTGCTGGACGAGCTGGGCATGCCCGATCTGGTGGACATCATGCGCACCTATCTGGCGGATCTTCTCAACCGCGTCATCAGGGGCTGACCGGCGATGGGTACTCCAACCGTTAAACTCACCCTCGAACTCAAGCGCGTTCAGACCTTCATCTTCGAGGTGCCGCGCCTCAAGGCCATGCTCGGCGCCAATGCCCTGATCGGGCAGACCATGCGGCATGAGCTGCCGGCGTTGCCGGCGAATCAGGGCAGCCGGCTCGACTGGCCGAAGGAGATCAGGCTTCAGGGCACAGCGGATGATCCGCTGGATCGGCCCGAAACCGACGCTTCCGACCGCGACGACCCGGCGGCCCTCTATCAGCGCGGCATTCTGGCGCGCGATGGCGGGCATTTCATCGTATTGTTCGATGATGAATCAGCCGCCGAGCGCTTTCTGGAACAGGCTGAGGCGGTGCTGGCCGAGCGGTTGCCGGGGGTGCTCTACGAGGCACGGATCGATCCGTTTCCCGAGCCGAAGGAACCGCCCCCGCGTCAGCCACGCGATCCGCATGAAACCGCCCTCCTGGATCTGCCGGTGTTGCAGGTGTGCCAGGAGACGGGGCAAGGGCCGGCGTCGGTGCGCAACGACAAGGGCTACTGGCAAGGCGAATCGGTACGCTATCGCCTGGAGTGGGGCGACTGGTTTTATAAAGGATGCACGCAAGACATCATCGGCCTGTTGCGTCCCACGCTCTATCCCGACCGCGCCATGGACTGGCAGGAGCCCGACGATCTGGCGCAACTGGCGGCAGGCGGCTATCTGGCACTGATCCACGCCGACGGCAACGGCATCGGCAAACGCTACAAGTCGTGGCGCGACCAAGCCAAGTCTCAAAATGAGGTCGTCAAGGAGGCGCACGGCGAGGCGTTCTTTCACAGCATGCGCGTTGCGGTGCGGCGAGCGGTCGTCACAGCGCTGACAAAGACGTTCACCGAACCGGGCGGCGTGCGCCCCTACGAAATCCTGATGCTCGGCGGCGATGATCTGCTGCTGGCCTGCCGTGCTGACCGAGCACTCGATTTCGCGCGCCACTATGCCGAGGAACTGACCCGCTATACCCTCGCCGACGGCCAACCGCTTACCGTTGCCATCGGTGCGGCCATCGCCCGGAAGAGCTACCCGTTGCATCGGCTGCATGAGCTGGCTGAGGATCTGGCCTCCAGCGCCAAGCGGCTCTATCGCGCCCTGCTGTCCACTGGCGAAACATCCTCGGTCATCGACTGGCAGGTCGTCACCCAGTCCTGGTTTGCCGATGTCGCCGAGGCACGACGCCAGACCGAGCGCATTCAGTATCAGGTCAATGGGCAAGTCGACACCCTGTTGCTGACCGGGCGGCCTTATCGCGTGTTGGGTGCGGAAGGACTCGATGAATTGCTCAGGGACGCACAGCAACTCGACGCCCCGCGAAAGCCTGGCGAGTCCGGTGACACTCAAGATGAGAGCAAAGCGGCTCGCTCGTCACTGCGCGCCTTGCGTGCGGCCTGCGAGCAGGGGCGCCTGATGGCGGAGATGGCCTTTGCCCGGCTGCCCGAATCCGTGCGCGCCCGATTGGCCTGGAACGATGGCGCACTCTGGAAGCCCACTGCCCAGGGGGACCAGACCTTCTATCTCACCCGCGCGCTCGACATCATCGGCCTCCGCGAGATCGAACACCTGGGCAAACGGCAGGACCAAAGCCCCTCTTCCTCCGGGAGAGAGGTTGAGGTGAGGGTTCATA comes from the Allochromatium tepidum genome and includes:
- a CDS encoding Cas10/Cmr2 second palm domain-containing protein, translated to MGTPTVKLTLELKRVQTFIFEVPRLKAMLGANALIGQTMRHELPALPANQGSRLDWPKEIRLQGTADDPLDRPETDASDRDDPAALYQRGILARDGGHFIVLFDDESAAERFLEQAEAVLAERLPGVLYEARIDPFPEPKEPPPRQPRDPHETALLDLPVLQVCQETGQGPASVRNDKGYWQGESVRYRLEWGDWFYKGCTQDIIGLLRPTLYPDRAMDWQEPDDLAQLAAGGYLALIHADGNGIGKRYKSWRDQAKSQNEVVKEAHGEAFFHSMRVAVRRAVVTALTKTFTEPGGVRPYEILMLGGDDLLLACRADRALDFARHYAEELTRYTLADGQPLTVAIGAAIARKSYPLHRLHELAEDLASSAKRLYRALLSTGETSSVIDWQVVTQSWFADVAEARRQTERIQYQVNGQVDTLLLTGRPYRVLGAEGLDELLRDAQQLDAPRKPGESGDTQDESKAARSSLRALRAACEQGRLMAEMAFARLPESVRARLAWNDGALWKPTAQGDQTFYLTRALDIIGLREIEHLGKRQDQSPSSSGREVEVRVHNRYF